taatataATGTGTACTCAAATCCCTGAATGGCCAAAAACTCTAACCAATAAACAAATATATCGCATCAAGAGTCAAAGTCAAACCAAAAGATGATATAgaatcgggtcgggtcgggtatGATAACGGCGGCGCCATTAAATCCATCAACGATCCCAGTCGCACTTGGTGACTTcaaagccaccaccaccaccaccgccaccggcgGATTTCAGAGGAACGCGCAGCTCACAAGTAACCTTGGGCTTAAGCGTCTTGGTCTTGAAAACGCCCAATTTGAATCTCACCTTCAGATACATCTTCACATCAATCCCATAAACCCCATCTTCCTTATCCTTATTCAACTCCTTCGTCTCCTCAGCACCGAGCGGCACCACATGCGTACCCTTAAACTGGCGACTGATCACGTTGGTTTTCTTGTGTCCCTGGTAGAACCGATCGAAGAATTCGGTATCAAACCTAACGTCTTGGTACATCGCACGCGCTTCGATGTAGTCGTAGTAGATCCCGAGGCGCTTGTTTGGGTTGCGGACGGTGATGTTGAGGGTGAGATCGTAGTTGAGCGTGTTGTTTCCGGTGAAGTTGAACTGCGTGAGCGTGGCGTCGGTGACGTGGAACTTCACGACGTTGGGGCGGACGATGAGCCAGAAGATGAGGACGGCGATGCCGATGATGATGAGGGCGGTGAAGATGAGTTTGAAGATGAGGCTGAAGATGCAGCCGCAGCAGCACTCGAAGCATCCGCCGCCGCCTCGGCTTGGGCGGTGGTAGGTTTTTTTGGGCGGAGGGACGGCGGGGCCGTAATAAGCTCCGTTCAGGTTTGACATGGTGGATGAATTGAAAAGCGGGCAGAGTTTCAGTTATGAgtgaatttaattaaaaaatttaatggaAATGCAAGAGGCTTTGTTTTGTTGTGATAATTGGAATTGGGAATTTTGATTTATagatgaaggaaatgaagaggtgaAGTTGAAAAAGCGCGTTGTTT
This is a stretch of genomic DNA from Lotus japonicus ecotype B-129 chromosome 1, LjGifu_v1.2. It encodes these proteins:
- the LOC130730802 gene encoding NDR1/HIN1-like protein 3, with the translated sequence MSNLNGAYYGPAVPPPKKTYHRPSRGGGGCFECCCGCIFSLIFKLIFTALIIIGIAVLIFWLIVRPNVVKFHVTDATLTQFNFTGNNTLNYDLTLNITVRNPNKRLGIYYDYIEARAMYQDVRFDTEFFDRFYQGHKKTNVISRQFKGTHVVPLGAEETKELNKDKEDGVYGIDVKMYLKVRFKLGVFKTKTLKPKVTCELRVPLKSAGGGGGGGGFEVTKCDWDR